In the genome of Streptomyces sp. Q6, the window TCGCTGTTCTTCGCCTTCGCCTCGGTGACGTACGCGTCCCATTCGGACATCGGCCGCTTGCCGAGCACGAACTTCAGCATGTTCTGGTTCATGTGGTCCTTCAGCGGCGTCTCCCAGAGCGTCACCTGCTCCTGCTCCGTCGACTCCAGCGGATGCGGCGGCGCGATCGGCAGCTGTTTCCGCGAGGCCATGGCGTCCTGGAACCTCTTCTCGTCCGGGCCGAACGACGACGACACCAGCTCCCAGCTGCCGCCGTACGTGAACACCCCGTTGAAGAAGCCGTAGTCCTTCTGAAGGTCCTTCGGCGCCTTCGGGTCGGAGCCCATCAGCGAGATGCCGGACTTCAGCTCGTACGAGGAACCGGACCTGGTGTACGTGACGCCCTCGACGCCCCACTTGCAGAACGCCTGGCCCTCGTCGGAGTACCAGAGCCAGTCCAGGAACTGCATCATCGCGACGAAGTTGTCGCTCTTGAGGGCCTTGCTGGAGACCATCACGCCGTTCTCCAGGCGGATGCCGTCCAGGATCACCTCGCCGGCCGGGCCGATCGGCACCGGGATCATCTCGATCTTCGCGCCCTTGACCTGCTTCTCCAGGTTGAAGCGGTAGTTCTGCACCAGCTCCTGCGGGTTCGCGCTGATCGCGAACGACTTCTCGCCGAGCAGCTTCTTCACCGCGTCGTCATCGGTCTGCGTGAAGCTCTCCGGGTCCAGCAGCTTCTCGGCGACCAGCTTGCGCAGGTACTCGACCACATGGCGGAACTCGTCGGTGGCGCCGGTGTAGACGAACTTCTTCGCCTTCCGGTCGAACGTGACGTTGTCGTACGTCCAGCCCGCGTGGATCCCGTGGGCCTGCCCGAGATAGCTGACCAGCGCGCCCGCGGGGTAGACCGTGTTGGTGCTCCAGCGGTCCGTGAGCGGATAGCGGTCGGGGTACTCGTCCTTGAGCGCCTTCAGGGTGTCGTACACCTCGTCCCAGGTGGTCGGCAGGGAGGCGCCGATCTTCTCCAGGACGTCGGTGCGGAAGGCCAGCGAGTAGCCGGCCTTGGGCTTCTCGTGCAGACCGGGGAGCAGGTAGTACTTGCCGTCGGACTGGCGGATGGAGTCCAGCTCCGGCTCCAGCTTCCACTTCTTGACCTTGTCGCGGAAGTTGGGCATCAGATGCACGTACTCGCTCACCGGCAGGATCGCGCCCGACGACACGAACGCCACTTCGGAGGGGTGGTACGTCTTCGGGATCAGGAACGGGGCGTCGCCCGAGCCGATCAGCAGGCTGCGCTTCTTCTCGTAGTCGCTCAGCGGCACGTCGACCGGCTTGAGCGTGACACCGGTGCGCTTGCTGACCTCCTTCCAGAACAGCCAGTCCTTCTTCGTCGGGTACACCGGGTTGTTGTTGTGCAGCAGGGAGATCGACAGCGCCTTCGACGCCTTGAACCGCTCACCGGCGCGGTAGTCCTTCATCGCGCCTTCCTGCTTCTTCGACAGGTCCTTGGGGTCGCCCCCGTCGTCGCCGCTGCCGCAGGCGGTGAGGGCCGCGAGACCCGCGAACCCCGCCGCGGCCAGGAGCGACCTTCTCGACAGCTGACCTTGGTTCGTCACGCGAACTCCCTTGATATGCACGTTTGTTGAGGTGGAGAGAAGCCGGGTGGGGAGGTGGGGGCGGGAAGGGTCAGCCCTTGACCGCGCCGAGCATCACGCCCGAGACGAAGTACCGCTGCACGAAGGGGTAGACCGCGAGGATCGGCAGGGCCGTGAGCACGATGGTCACGGACTGGATGTTCGCGGCGGCCTGCGACAGCTGGTCGGTCCCCGCCCCCGCGTTGCTGCCCGTCGTGGCGCCCGCGATGAGGTTGCGCAGATACACCGTGGCCGGCATCAGCTCGGTGCGGTCCATGTAGAGGAAGGCCGAGAACCAGGAGTTCCAGAACGACACCGTGTAGAAGAGCAGCATCGTCGCGATGACGGCCTTCGACAGCGGCAGCACGATCCGCCACAGGATTCCGTACGTGCTCAGGCCGTCGATCTGCGCGGCCTCCTCCAGCTCGGCCGGCATGTTCTCGAAGAACGCCTTCATGACGAGGAGGTTGAAGACGCTGATCGCGTTCGGCAGGGCGATCGCCCAGATCGAGTTCTTCATGCCGAGGCTGGTGATCAGCACGTAGTTGGGGATCAGACCGCCGGAGAAGAACATCGTGAACACGGCGATCCCGATGAGCGCCCCGCGCCCGCGCAGATCCTTCTTGGACAGGACGTACGCGTAGATCGTCGTCAGCGTCATGGCGACGATCGTGGAGACCACGGTGTAGAGGACGGTGTTCCCGTAACTGCGCCAGAAGGCGCCGTCACCGAACACGATCCGGTACGTGGTGAGGTTGAAGCCCTTGGGCCACAGCGTCACCTCGCCCGCCCTGATCTGCCGCTCGCCGCTGAACGAGCGGGCGACGATGTTGACGAACGGGTACAGCGTGACGACCACGACCAGGGTGAGGATCACGCCGTTGACGCCCTGGAAGACCCGGTAGCCGCGGGTCGGCCGGTTCACTGACACACGCTGGCTCACCACAGGCTCGTCCCCACCGTCTTGCGCGACATCTGGTTGGCCGACGTGATCAGTACGAGGCCGATGACCGCCTCGAACAGGCCGATCGCGGCGGCGTAGCTGAAGGAGTTTGACTCGATGCCCGTGCGGTACAGATACGTCGAGACGACGTCGGCCGTCGGGTACGTCAGCGGGTTGTAGAGCAGCATGATCTTCTCGAAGCCGACCGCCATGAACGTGCCGATGTTCAGGATCAGCAGCGTCATCATCGTGGGGCGGATGCCGGGCAGCGTGACGTGCCAGGTCTGCTGCCAGCGGTTCGCGCCGTCGATGCGGGCGGCCTCGTACAGGTCGTCGTCGATGGTGCT includes:
- a CDS encoding extracellular solute-binding protein — protein: MTNQGQLSRRSLLAAAGFAGLAALTACGSGDDGGDPKDLSKKQEGAMKDYRAGERFKASKALSISLLHNNNPVYPTKKDWLFWKEVSKRTGVTLKPVDVPLSDYEKKRSLLIGSGDAPFLIPKTYHPSEVAFVSSGAILPVSEYVHLMPNFRDKVKKWKLEPELDSIRQSDGKYYLLPGLHEKPKAGYSLAFRTDVLEKIGASLPTTWDEVYDTLKALKDEYPDRYPLTDRWSTNTVYPAGALVSYLGQAHGIHAGWTYDNVTFDRKAKKFVYTGATDEFRHVVEYLRKLVAEKLLDPESFTQTDDDAVKKLLGEKSFAISANPQELVQNYRFNLEKQVKGAKIEMIPVPIGPAGEVILDGIRLENGVMVSSKALKSDNFVAMMQFLDWLWYSDEGQAFCKWGVEGVTYTRSGSSYELKSGISLMGSDPKAPKDLQKDYGFFNGVFTYGGSWELVSSSFGPDEKRFQDAMASRKQLPIAPPHPLESTEQEQVTLWETPLKDHMNQNMLKFVLGKRPMSEWDAYVTEAKAKNSDRLADLHTKAYERYRKDNG
- a CDS encoding carbohydrate ABC transporter permease is translated as MNRPTRGYRVFQGVNGVILTLVVVVTLYPFVNIVARSFSGERQIRAGEVTLWPKGFNLTTYRIVFGDGAFWRSYGNTVLYTVVSTIVAMTLTTIYAYVLSKKDLRGRGALIGIAVFTMFFSGGLIPNYVLITSLGMKNSIWAIALPNAISVFNLLVMKAFFENMPAELEEAAQIDGLSTYGILWRIVLPLSKAVIATMLLFYTVSFWNSWFSAFLYMDRTELMPATVYLRNLIAGATTGSNAGAGTDQLSQAAANIQSVTIVLTALPILAVYPFVQRYFVSGVMLGAVKG